In one window of Episyrphus balteatus chromosome 3, idEpiBalt1.1, whole genome shotgun sequence DNA:
- the LOC129915916 gene encoding uncharacterized protein LOC129915916 — MKSHFVVLIVASLMLAYVSLSTACTDEMWLEYKEKYDKSYNSTEDDMFHFYTFCDNLKALNERNGDFKLDKSNLKVHVSAVTDLTHEQQKEYYASRGIKRVKGQKQKHVSEEEEDY; from the exons ATGAAGTCACATTTCGTAGTCTTGATCGTTGCATCATTGATGTTAGCTTATGTCTCACTGAGCACAGCTTGCACTGATGAAATGTGGTTGGAATATAAG GAAAAATACGACAAAAGCTACAACTCAACCGAAGATGATATGTTCCACTTTTACACATTCTGTGATAACTTGAAAGCTCTAAATGAACGCAATGGGGATTTCAAACTTGATAAGAGTAATTTAAAAGTGCATGTGAGTGCCGTTACAGATTTGACCCatgaacaacaaaaagaatACTATGCAAGCCGGGGAATCAAAAGAGTAAAAGGTCAGAAGCAAAAGCATGTatctgaagaagaagaagattactAA